From a single Halorhodospira halophila genomic region:
- a CDS encoding bifunctional 2-methylcitrate dehydratase/aconitate hydratase → MSGDIRSAQRPDPDAELVAIADYVSATDIDSAEAYQTARHCLMDSLACAMMALDYPACTKLLGPIVPGAEMRDGVVVPGTAYRLDPVQGAFNIGALIRWLDFNDTWLAAEWGHPSDNLGGILAAADYESRRRLARSETPLTMREVLTAAIKAHEIQGVLALENSFNRVGLDHVLLVRLATTAVTTRLLGGSREDVINAVSNAWIDGGALRTYRHAPNTGSRKSWAAGDASARGVRLALMSLTGEMGYPSALSAQGWGFQDVLFRGEPIRRSQAYASYVMEHVLFKISFPAEFHAQTAVEAALQLHAQVAPRLDEVDRVIIETQEAGVRIIDKTGPLNNPADRDHCLQYMVAVPLIFGRLTAADYEDAVAADSRLDALRERMEVTENEAFSRDYMDPDKRSIGNAVQVVFKDGSKTERIAVEYPIGHRRRRDEGIPVLEEKFRNAVSSRFAPRQAGAIEAALGEQQRLEQMPVHEFMDLWRV, encoded by the coding sequence ATGTCCGGAGACATCCGCAGCGCCCAGCGCCCCGATCCCGATGCCGAGCTGGTGGCCATCGCCGACTACGTCAGCGCCACCGACATCGACTCCGCCGAGGCGTATCAGACTGCCCGGCACTGCCTGATGGACAGCCTCGCCTGCGCCATGATGGCGCTCGACTACCCGGCCTGCACCAAGCTGCTCGGACCGATCGTCCCCGGCGCCGAGATGCGCGACGGGGTGGTGGTGCCGGGCACCGCCTATCGCCTCGACCCGGTGCAGGGCGCGTTCAACATCGGCGCCCTGATCCGTTGGCTGGACTTCAACGACACCTGGCTGGCTGCCGAGTGGGGCCACCCCTCGGACAACCTCGGCGGCATCCTCGCCGCCGCCGACTACGAGAGCCGCCGGCGGCTCGCCCGGAGCGAGACGCCGCTGACCATGCGCGAGGTGCTCACCGCCGCCATCAAGGCCCATGAGATCCAGGGCGTGCTGGCGCTGGAGAACAGCTTCAACCGCGTCGGCCTCGACCACGTCCTGCTGGTACGGCTGGCCACCACGGCCGTGACCACCCGGCTGCTCGGCGGCAGCCGCGAGGATGTCATCAACGCCGTCTCCAACGCCTGGATCGACGGCGGGGCGCTGCGCACCTATCGCCACGCGCCGAATACCGGCTCGCGCAAGAGCTGGGCCGCCGGTGACGCCTCGGCGCGCGGCGTGCGGCTGGCGCTGATGAGCCTCACCGGCGAGATGGGCTACCCCTCCGCCCTCTCCGCCCAGGGGTGGGGCTTCCAGGACGTGCTCTTCCGCGGCGAGCCGATCCGTCGCTCCCAGGCCTACGCCAGCTACGTTATGGAGCACGTGCTGTTCAAGATCTCGTTCCCGGCCGAGTTCCACGCCCAGACCGCTGTCGAGGCTGCCCTGCAGCTCCATGCCCAGGTGGCGCCGCGACTTGACGAGGTCGACCGGGTCATCATCGAGACCCAGGAGGCTGGGGTGCGGATCATCGACAAGACTGGGCCGCTGAACAACCCCGCCGACCGCGACCACTGCCTGCAGTACATGGTTGCGGTCCCGCTGATCTTCGGCCGCCTCACCGCCGCCGACTACGAGGACGCCGTGGCCGCCGATTCGCGGCTCGACGCCCTGCGCGAGCGGATGGAGGTCACCGAGAACGAGGCGTTCTCGAGGGATTACATGGACCCCGACAAGCGCTCGATCGGCAACGCGGTGCAGGTTGTGTTCAAGGACGGCTCGAAGACCGAGCGCATCGCCGTGGAATACCCCATCGGCCACCGCCGTCGTCGCGATGAGGGCATCCCGGTGCTTGAGGAGAAGTTCCGCAACGCCGTATCGTCCCGCTTCGCGCCGCGGCAAGCTGGCGCGATTGAGGCTGCGCTCGGCGAGCAGCAGCGGCTGGAGCAGATGCCGGTCCACGAGTTCATGGACCTCTGGCGGGTCTGA
- the prpC gene encoding bifunctional 2-methylcitrate synthase/citrate synthase, whose product MTGKKTGAGLRGQSAGETALCTVGQEGTGLTYRGYDVRDLAAQCEFEEVAYLLLYGELPDRAQLEAYKRRLSGMRELPPAVKAVLEQIPRDAHPMDVMRTGCSMLGTLETETDFSQQAEVADRLLAVFPSIITYWYRYSHEGVRIDTDSDEDSIGAHFLYLLRGERPNALHKNVMHVSLILYAEHEFNASTFAARVCASTLSDMHSAITGAIGTLRGPLHGGANEAAMEMLEQWSSPEEARRELAGMLERKEKVMGFGHAVYTEVDPRNAVIKEWSRELAAEVGDETLFPVSEAVEQLMWDEKGLFANADFYHASAYRFMGIPTKLFTPIFVMSRHSGWAAHVMEQRAKNRIIRPSADYTGHHLRTVPPIDQR is encoded by the coding sequence ATGACGGGAAAGAAGACCGGTGCCGGGCTGCGTGGCCAATCCGCCGGGGAGACGGCGCTGTGCACGGTCGGCCAGGAGGGGACGGGCCTGACCTACCGCGGCTACGACGTCCGTGACCTGGCGGCACAGTGCGAGTTCGAGGAGGTGGCCTACCTGCTGCTCTACGGCGAACTCCCCGACCGCGCCCAGCTCGAGGCGTACAAGCGCCGCCTCTCCGGCATGCGCGAGCTGCCGCCGGCGGTCAAGGCGGTCCTTGAGCAGATCCCGCGGGATGCCCACCCCATGGATGTGATGCGCACTGGCTGTTCCATGCTCGGCACCCTGGAGACCGAGACCGATTTCTCGCAGCAGGCCGAGGTGGCGGACCGTCTGCTGGCGGTCTTCCCGTCGATCATCACCTACTGGTACCGATACAGCCACGAAGGTGTGCGCATCGATACCGACAGCGACGAGGACTCCATCGGCGCCCACTTCCTCTACCTGCTCCGCGGTGAGCGGCCCAACGCGCTGCACAAGAACGTCATGCACGTCTCGCTGATCCTCTATGCGGAGCACGAGTTCAACGCCTCCACCTTCGCTGCCCGGGTCTGCGCCTCGACGCTGTCGGACATGCACTCGGCCATCACGGGGGCAATCGGGACCCTGCGCGGCCCGCTCCACGGTGGCGCCAACGAGGCTGCCATGGAGATGCTCGAGCAGTGGTCTAGCCCGGAGGAGGCGCGACGCGAGCTGGCCGGAATGCTCGAGCGCAAGGAGAAAGTCATGGGCTTCGGCCATGCGGTCTACACCGAGGTCGACCCGCGCAACGCCGTGATCAAGGAGTGGTCCCGCGAGCTCGCCGCGGAGGTCGGTGACGAGACCCTGTTCCCGGTCTCCGAGGCCGTGGAGCAGTTGATGTGGGACGAGAAGGGGCTGTTCGCGAATGCCGACTTCTACCACGCCTCGGCCTACCGCTTCATGGGCATCCCCACCAAGCTGTTTACGCCGATCTTCGTGATGTCCCGGCACAGCGGCTGGGCGGCCCACGTCATGGAGCAGCGGGCCAAGAACCGCATCATCCGCCCCAGCGCCGATTACACCGGTCACCATCTGCGCACGGTGCCGCCGATCGACCAGCGCTGA
- a CDS encoding ABC transporter substrate-binding protein → MAPRSYIPLAALALIAGAIATVLIIGEQRGADTDASNRGEPGDPAERRGALVDEIIFTEESDPGRLTALIEHGSHHLFTQGIDSATIFRQAQDSEQVDHFLSHGTAIELTLNPAAFEDEQRLNPFREPRIREALNRLIDRRHVAEELFGGLAVPRYLPINTAFPDYARLAETARSLELKYRHDPERAEATIAETMEALGAERREGRWYYADEPVTLTVLIRTEDNRERVGDYIANLMEDLGFTVERLYRTAEEASRIWMTGDPAAGRWHIYTGAWVSTVINRDIGDNFNYYYTPRGRPDPLWQAYEPTEAFSEAAERLERRDYTSVGERQELMEEGLTLAMENSARIWLADQLSVWPHAADLEVAGDLAGGLSGSQLWPFTLRFSDRVGGRVVAATPSMLTEPWNHVAGSNWIFDRMILRGLTDSAVLPDPFTGLYWPQRLDSAEVTVTEDAPVNRTLDWVSLETAETIEIPGDAWIDWDPEEQRILTVDDRHEDGLTARSRVVLHYEDDYLERRWHDGSQVSVADVVLPWILSFARADEDSPLFDPSHLPEFEVYQRNFRGWRITDTDPLTVEVYSDQVYPDAENLVAARIPAAQPWHVVNLGIQAERRGELAFSSSKADRMDVEWLNLVSGPSLEVLRGYLRAAAEAEQVPFEQALGEWLREGEAAERYRALDTWQQERGHFWVDDGPFYLHSVRPVEGSIVLRRYPDHPDPADKWLRFTDPRIPELEIDGPLLVEHGEDLELTVRITYAGEPYPDEEIETARFLLFDRDDRLALKGESEPDGDGQWRIRVPAEALETLGTGANSMELAVTSRSVALPAFATHAFATLPAGGPEADSQEEE, encoded by the coding sequence ATGGCGCCGCGCTCCTATATCCCCCTGGCCGCGCTGGCCCTGATTGCCGGGGCAATCGCCACCGTGCTGATCATCGGCGAACAGCGCGGCGCGGACACCGACGCCAGCAACCGGGGCGAACCGGGCGACCCGGCCGAACGCCGCGGTGCACTAGTCGATGAGATCATCTTCACCGAGGAGTCCGACCCGGGCCGGCTCACCGCGCTCATCGAGCACGGCTCGCACCACCTATTCACCCAGGGTATCGATAGCGCCACCATCTTCCGCCAGGCGCAGGACTCGGAGCAGGTCGACCACTTCCTTTCCCACGGCACGGCCATCGAGCTGACCCTCAACCCGGCCGCCTTCGAGGACGAGCAGCGACTCAATCCATTCCGCGAGCCGCGCATCCGCGAGGCGCTGAATCGCCTGATCGACCGGCGCCACGTGGCCGAGGAACTCTTCGGCGGTCTTGCGGTGCCCCGCTATCTGCCGATCAACACGGCCTTCCCCGACTACGCCCGGCTGGCGGAGACCGCACGCTCGCTGGAACTCAAGTACCGCCATGACCCGGAGCGCGCCGAGGCGACCATCGCGGAAACCATGGAGGCGCTCGGCGCCGAGCGCCGGGAGGGCCGCTGGTATTACGCCGACGAGCCGGTGACCCTCACCGTGCTCATCCGCACCGAGGACAACCGTGAGCGGGTCGGGGACTACATCGCCAACCTGATGGAGGATCTCGGCTTCACCGTCGAGCGCCTCTACCGCACGGCCGAGGAGGCCTCCCGCATCTGGATGACCGGCGACCCGGCCGCCGGACGCTGGCACATCTACACCGGCGCCTGGGTCTCGACCGTGATCAACCGCGACATCGGCGACAACTTCAACTACTACTACACCCCCCGAGGCCGCCCCGACCCGCTATGGCAGGCGTATGAGCCCACCGAGGCGTTCAGCGAGGCCGCCGAGCGCCTGGAGCGCCGCGACTACACCAGCGTCGGGGAACGCCAGGAACTCATGGAGGAGGGCCTGACCCTGGCGATGGAAAACTCGGCGCGCATCTGGCTGGCGGATCAGCTCAGTGTCTGGCCCCACGCCGCCGATCTTGAGGTGGCCGGCGACCTGGCCGGCGGGCTCTCCGGGTCGCAGCTGTGGCCCTTTACCCTGCGTTTCAGCGATCGCGTGGGGGGTCGCGTGGTGGCAGCCACGCCGAGCATGCTCACCGAACCGTGGAACCACGTCGCCGGCAGCAACTGGATCTTCGACCGCATGATCCTGCGCGGGTTGACCGACTCGGCGGTGCTGCCCGACCCCTTCACCGGCCTCTACTGGCCGCAGCGACTCGACTCGGCGGAGGTCACGGTCACTGAGGACGCGCCGGTCAACCGCACCCTGGACTGGGTCTCGCTGGAAACCGCTGAGACCATCGAGATCCCCGGTGACGCCTGGATCGACTGGGACCCGGAGGAGCAGCGCATCCTGACCGTGGACGATCGCCACGAGGATGGACTGACCGCCCGCTCGCGGGTAGTCCTCCACTACGAGGACGACTACCTCGAGCGCCGCTGGCACGACGGCTCGCAGGTCTCCGTGGCCGACGTGGTGCTGCCTTGGATCCTGAGCTTCGCCCGAGCCGACGAGGACAGCCCGCTGTTCGATCCCTCCCACCTGCCGGAGTTCGAGGTCTATCAACGCAACTTCCGCGGCTGGCGGATTACCGATACCGACCCCCTGACCGTCGAGGTCTACAGCGACCAGGTCTACCCGGACGCCGAGAACCTGGTCGCCGCCCGCATCCCGGCCGCTCAGCCCTGGCACGTGGTCAACCTGGGCATCCAGGCCGAGCGCCGCGGCGAGCTCGCCTTCTCCTCGAGCAAGGCCGACCGCATGGATGTGGAGTGGCTCAACCTGGTCTCGGGGCCGAGCCTGGAGGTTCTCCGCGGCTACCTGCGCGCTGCCGCTGAGGCCGAGCAGGTGCCCTTCGAGCAGGCCCTTGGCGAATGGCTGCGTGAGGGCGAGGCCGCCGAGCGCTACCGCGCCCTCGACACCTGGCAGCAGGAACGCGGCCACTTCTGGGTGGATGATGGGCCGTTCTACCTGCACTCGGTCCGCCCGGTGGAGGGCAGCATCGTGCTGCGTCGCTACCCGGATCACCCGGATCCGGCCGACAAGTGGCTGCGCTTCACCGACCCGCGCATCCCGGAGCTGGAAATCGACGGACCGCTGCTGGTCGAGCACGGCGAGGATCTCGAGCTGACGGTCCGCATCACCTACGCCGGCGAACCCTACCCGGACGAGGAGATCGAGACCGCCCGCTTTCTCCTCTTCGACCGGGACGACCGGCTGGCGCTGAAAGGCGAGAGCGAGCCGGACGGCGACGGACAGTGGCGCATCCGCGTCCCCGCCGAGGCGCTGGAGACGCTGGGCACCGGAGCCAACAGCATGGAACTGGCCGTCACCTCACGAAGCGTGGCCCTGCCGGCATTCGCCACCCACGCCTTCGCCACCCTACCGGCCGGCGGCCCCGAAGCAGACAGCCAGGAGGAGGAGTAG
- a CDS encoding ABC transporter permease subunit encodes MASAAPVSRTASLLRDLRHLGVFTAKRLIALLLTVLIGVYLTILIANMGGQVDELRMAQIQGEVAEQVRGDPAFQDLDSEEREELMQRQIDLEVERLRLDEPFIVRSFDYLRAAMTLDLGRAEQMHSDAGSRQVYNIIAERLPATLLLFGTANLLVFFVSVFAALSLSRRYGSRLDQTVIGLAPTSAAPAWFYGIFLILLLAFIFPLLPSGGMVAVPPPEDPWAYAASVIRHMALPVAAMFIAQIFISIYSWRTFFLIHSSEDYVEMARAKGLPDALVEQRYILRPTLSPIITSFLLMLIGLWSGAIILEQVFNWPGLGTLLFEAIGHRDTPVIIGSVVIFAYLLAVTVFLLDFLYAILDPRVRIDGGQG; translated from the coding sequence GTGGCCAGCGCCGCCCCCGTCAGCCGCACCGCCTCCTTGCTCCGCGACCTCCGTCATCTTGGGGTTTTCACCGCCAAGCGGCTCATCGCCCTGCTGCTGACCGTGCTGATCGGTGTCTACCTGACCATCCTCATCGCCAACATGGGCGGGCAGGTGGATGAGCTGCGCATGGCCCAGATCCAGGGCGAAGTGGCCGAACAGGTCCGGGGAGACCCGGCCTTCCAGGACCTCGACTCGGAGGAGCGCGAGGAACTGATGCAGCGCCAGATCGACCTAGAGGTCGAGCGCCTGCGCCTGGACGAGCCGTTCATCGTGCGCAGCTTCGACTACCTGCGCGCGGCCATGACCCTCGACCTGGGGCGGGCGGAGCAGATGCACAGCGATGCCGGTTCCCGGCAGGTCTACAACATCATTGCCGAGCGCCTGCCGGCGACGCTGCTGCTCTTCGGCACCGCCAACCTGCTGGTGTTTTTCGTCTCGGTCTTCGCCGCGCTGTCGCTGTCACGACGCTACGGCAGCCGGCTGGACCAGACCGTGATCGGCCTGGCACCCACCTCGGCGGCGCCGGCGTGGTTCTACGGCATCTTCCTGATCCTGCTGCTTGCGTTCATCTTCCCGCTGCTGCCGTCCGGCGGCATGGTGGCGGTGCCGCCGCCGGAGGATCCGTGGGCCTATGCAGCCAGCGTGATCCGCCACATGGCGCTACCGGTGGCGGCGATGTTCATCGCCCAGATCTTCATATCGATCTACTCGTGGCGGACGTTCTTCCTCATCCACTCCAGCGAGGATTATGTGGAGATGGCCCGTGCCAAGGGTTTGCCCGACGCCCTGGTGGAGCAGCGCTACATCCTCCGGCCGACACTTTCGCCGATCATCACCAGCTTCCTGCTGATGCTCATCGGCCTATGGAGCGGTGCGATCATTCTCGAACAGGTCTTCAACTGGCCGGGCCTGGGCACGCTACTCTTCGAGGCCATCGGGCACCGTGACACGCCGGTCATCATCGGCTCGGTGGTCATCTTTGCCTACCTGCTGGCCGTGACCGTGTTCCTGCTGGACTTCCTCTACGCCATCCTGGACCCGCGGGTCCGCATCGACGGGGGGCAGGGATGA
- a CDS encoding YhdH/YhfP family quinone oxidoreductase, which produces MQEFTAWRVPESGREDQGGVVTLGAADLPAGDVLVRVAYSSVNYKDALALTGQGKILRRFPITPGIDAAGVVVESDSDDVKVGAQVLITGCGLGEVHDGGFAEYVRIPADWVVPLPGGLTPRQAMALGTAGFTAALALIRMEAAGQTPALGDVLVTGASGGVGSIAVDLFSNAGYRVVAVSGKKDAASYLHALGAAEVVSPEAIGLSERPLDRARFAGVVDNVGGPLLAGLLPQVEEYGNVASIGLAGGVKLETTVMPWILRGVSMLGVSSANCPRPLRLESWRRLGEDLRPQDPEGFVTREVELDGLRDAAEAMLARQVTGRTLVRVGGDAVA; this is translated from the coding sequence ATGCAGGAATTCACGGCGTGGCGGGTCCCGGAATCCGGCAGGGAGGATCAGGGCGGGGTCGTGACCCTCGGTGCCGCCGATCTGCCCGCTGGCGATGTGCTGGTCCGGGTGGCGTACTCCTCCGTCAACTACAAGGATGCGCTGGCCCTGACCGGCCAGGGCAAGATCCTGCGCCGTTTCCCCATCACCCCGGGGATCGATGCCGCCGGCGTCGTGGTTGAGAGCGACAGCGACGATGTGAAAGTCGGGGCGCAGGTGCTGATCACCGGCTGCGGTCTGGGTGAGGTCCACGACGGCGGCTTCGCCGAGTACGTGCGGATCCCTGCCGACTGGGTCGTGCCGCTGCCCGGAGGGCTGACGCCCCGCCAGGCGATGGCACTCGGTACCGCCGGATTCACGGCGGCGCTGGCCCTGATTCGCATGGAGGCGGCCGGGCAGACCCCGGCGCTGGGCGATGTGCTCGTCACCGGGGCTTCGGGGGGCGTGGGCAGCATCGCCGTGGATCTGTTCAGCAACGCCGGTTACCGCGTGGTAGCGGTTTCCGGCAAGAAGGATGCGGCGTCATATCTCCACGCGCTGGGCGCCGCCGAGGTGGTGAGCCCGGAGGCGATCGGGCTCAGCGAGCGGCCGCTGGATCGCGCCCGCTTCGCCGGCGTGGTCGACAACGTTGGCGGTCCCCTGCTCGCCGGGCTGCTGCCCCAGGTCGAGGAGTACGGCAACGTCGCCTCCATCGGTCTGGCCGGGGGCGTGAAGCTCGAGACCACCGTCATGCCGTGGATCCTGCGCGGCGTGAGCATGCTCGGCGTCAGTTCCGCCAACTGCCCGCGCCCCCTGCGCCTGGAGAGCTGGCGGCGGCTCGGCGAAGACCTGCGTCCGCAGGACCCGGAAGGCTTCGTTACCCGCGAGGTGGAACTCGACGGGCTGCGCGATGCCGCCGAGGCGATGCTCGCCCGGCAGGTGACCGGCCGCACCCTGGTCCGCGTGGGCGGCGACGCCGTCGCCTGA
- the prpB gene encoding methylisocitrate lyase has protein sequence MTDQSSAGRRFRDAVTQEQPLQVVGAINAYSALLAERAGFQALYVSGAGVANASYGLPDLGITQLADVVEDVRRITDVTRAPVLVDIDTGFGGAFSVARTIRELTRAGAAAVHIEDQVQAKRCGHRPGKELVSTAEMVDRVRAAVDARPDPELVVMARTDARASEGLEAALERAEAYVEAGADMVFAEAMHSLEDIRTFTDRLSVPVLANITEFGKTPYFTVAQLREAGAGLVLYPLSAFRAMSRAAEEVYGAIRAEGTQEGMLDRMQTREELYEVLGYHDYERKLDELFGRDVRTGGEKR, from the coding sequence ATGACCGATCAGTCATCCGCGGGACGCCGCTTCCGCGACGCCGTTACGCAGGAACAACCGCTGCAGGTGGTCGGCGCCATCAACGCCTATTCGGCGCTGCTCGCCGAGCGGGCCGGGTTCCAGGCGCTGTACGTCTCCGGCGCCGGGGTGGCCAATGCCTCGTACGGCCTGCCGGATCTGGGGATCACCCAGCTGGCCGATGTGGTCGAGGACGTCCGGCGCATCACCGACGTGACCCGCGCGCCGGTGCTGGTGGATATCGACACCGGCTTTGGCGGTGCCTTCAGCGTCGCGCGGACTATCCGCGAGCTGACGCGCGCCGGGGCGGCCGCGGTGCACATCGAGGACCAGGTCCAGGCCAAGCGCTGCGGTCACCGCCCGGGCAAGGAGCTGGTCTCCACCGCCGAGATGGTCGATCGGGTCCGAGCGGCGGTGGACGCGCGGCCCGATCCGGAGCTGGTGGTCATGGCGCGCACCGACGCCCGCGCCTCGGAGGGTCTGGAGGCCGCCCTGGAGCGCGCCGAGGCGTACGTGGAGGCTGGTGCCGACATGGTCTTCGCCGAGGCCATGCACAGCCTTGAGGACATCCGCACCTTCACCGACCGGCTCTCGGTGCCGGTGCTGGCCAACATCACCGAGTTCGGCAAGACGCCGTACTTCACGGTGGCGCAGCTGCGCGAGGCGGGGGCGGGGCTCGTCCTCTATCCGCTTTCGGCCTTCCGGGCCATGAGCCGGGCCGCCGAGGAGGTCTACGGCGCCATTCGTGCCGAGGGAACCCAGGAGGGCATGCTCGATCGCATGCAGACGCGCGAAGAGCTCTACGAGGTGCTCGGCTACCACGACTATGAGCGCAAGCTCGATGAGCTCTTCGGGCGCGACGTACGAACAGGAGGAGAGAAGCGATGA
- a CDS encoding ABC transporter permease, translated as MIRWRDGLTQVRRYPSAVAGLLIIAMLIATAIYAVTAIPYSEAQKLWRGGDAWQDLPVNASPAWTDRLLGGDAPRTITVSSEDAPTERQDLGAARLETTTLEVDFPYDGFPSEINLFLEAEFEQGQPFTRVHWRTPDGEEIPIDARRVGERERFSISQDRQLESRLGRAPQVGLFTDAEPGTPDPTVRTGTYELVIETVHFEESARLHAELVVYGQVHGAFGTDHQRRDLAVALLWGTPVALAFGLLAAVGTTVTTLIIAATGVWYGGWVDATIQRLTEVNIILPLLPILVMIGTLYSTSIWLMLGVVVVLGIFSAGIKMYRSMLLPIREAPYIEAARAYGAGGGRIILRYMVPRILPVLIPTFVTLIPTYVFLEASLAVLGLGDPVLPTWGKVLHDAQAQSALYHGFYYWVLSPATLLMLTGLGFAMLGFALDRIFNPRLRNL; from the coding sequence ATGATCCGCTGGCGCGATGGGCTCACCCAGGTACGACGCTACCCGTCCGCCGTGGCCGGGCTGCTGATCATCGCCATGCTGATCGCCACGGCCATCTATGCCGTGACCGCCATCCCCTACTCCGAGGCGCAGAAGCTCTGGCGCGGCGGCGACGCCTGGCAGGACCTGCCGGTCAACGCCAGCCCGGCGTGGACCGACCGGCTTCTCGGCGGGGATGCCCCGCGCACCATCACCGTCTCCAGCGAGGATGCGCCCACCGAGCGCCAGGATCTGGGCGCAGCACGGCTCGAGACAACCACCCTGGAGGTCGACTTCCCCTACGACGGCTTCCCCTCGGAGATCAATCTCTTCCTCGAGGCGGAGTTCGAGCAGGGCCAGCCCTTCACGCGGGTGCACTGGCGCACCCCGGACGGCGAGGAGATCCCCATCGACGCCCGCCGGGTGGGGGAGCGGGAGCGCTTCTCCATCTCCCAGGACCGGCAACTGGAGAGTCGGCTGGGCCGCGCGCCCCAGGTCGGCCTGTTCACCGACGCCGAGCCCGGAACCCCGGACCCGACAGTGCGCACCGGCACCTACGAGCTGGTTATCGAGACGGTGCACTTCGAAGAGTCCGCCCGGCTGCACGCCGAGCTGGTCGTCTACGGGCAGGTCCACGGCGCCTTCGGCACCGACCACCAGCGCCGCGACCTGGCCGTAGCCCTGCTCTGGGGCACGCCGGTCGCCCTCGCCTTCGGACTGCTCGCCGCCGTGGGCACCACAGTGACCACCCTGATCATCGCCGCCACCGGGGTCTGGTACGGGGGCTGGGTGGACGCCACCATCCAGCGGCTCACCGAGGTGAACATCATCCTGCCGCTGCTGCCGATCCTGGTGATGATCGGCACCCTCTATTCGACCAGCATCTGGCTGATGCTCGGCGTCGTCGTGGTGCTGGGCATATTCAGCGCCGGGATCAAGATGTACCGCTCGATGCTGCTGCCCATCCGTGAAGCGCCCTATATCGAGGCGGCGCGCGCCTATGGGGCCGGGGGCGGCCGGATCATCCTGCGCTACATGGTGCCGCGGATCCTGCCAGTGCTCATCCCCACCTTCGTCACCCTGATCCCCACCTACGTCTTCCTGGAGGCGTCGTTGGCGGTTCTCGGCCTGGGTGACCCGGTGCTGCCGACGTGGGGCAAGGTCCTGCACGATGCCCAGGCCCAGAGTGCGCTCTACCACGGCTTTTACTACTGGGTGCTGTCGCCGGCGACGCTGCTGATGCTCACCGGACTCGGCTTTGCCATGCTCGGCTTCGCCCTGGACCGGATCTTCAACCCGCGGCTGAGGAACCTCTGA